The Nostoc sp. 'Lobaria pulmonaria (5183) cyanobiont' genome window below encodes:
- a CDS encoding four helix bundle protein, which yields MSFGILFNMSNHIPIPDRAFEFAVRITKICSYLDKQPGTPRLLAAQLFRSGTSIGANIEESQSAESDRDFISKQSIALKEAKETKYWLRLLIKSDMMTPGQVEKLLDECEQLIKIIAKSIVTTKGKLGK from the coding sequence TTGAGTTTTGGTATACTTTTTAATATGAGTAATCATATCCCAATTCCTGATAGAGCTTTTGAATTCGCTGTCAGAATAACCAAAATTTGTTCTTATTTAGATAAACAACCAGGAACACCAAGATTATTAGCTGCTCAGTTATTTAGATCAGGGACATCAATTGGTGCAAATATTGAAGAATCTCAGTCTGCTGAAAGTGATAGGGATTTTATTAGCAAGCAATCAATAGCTCTGAAAGAAGCAAAAGAAACAAAATACTGGTTGAGGCTATTAATTAAATCAGATATGATGACTCCGGGACAAGTAGAAAAGCTTTTAGATGAGTGTGAACAATTAATTAAAATTATTGCCAAATCAATTGTAACGACTAAAGGAAAGCTAGGGAAATAA
- a CDS encoding type II toxin-antitoxin system RelE/ParE family toxin, with the protein MEVQPKEIRNYLRFDGIDIFSEWFDSLRDRKVKAKIRARLDRVEDGNLGDSKSVGDGVFELRIDYSSGYRIYFGQEGSTIIILLCGGDKSTQDKDIAKAKEYWKDYRSRDDA; encoded by the coding sequence ATGGAAGTTCAACCAAAAGAAATCAGGAATTATTTAAGATTTGATGGTATAGATATTTTTTCTGAGTGGTTTGACTCTCTGCGGGATAGAAAAGTAAAGGCTAAAATCAGAGCAAGGCTTGACCGAGTAGAGGATGGTAATTTAGGTGATTCTAAATCAGTTGGTGATGGTGTTTTTGAACTCAGAATAGACTATAGTTCTGGCTACCGCATATACTTTGGGCAGGAAGGGTCAACAATTATTATTCTTTTGTGTGGTGGCGATAAAAGCACTCAAGATAAAGATATTGCTAAAGCCAAGGAATATTGGAAAGACTACAGGAGTAGGGATGATGCCTAG
- a CDS encoding 2Fe-2S iron-sulfur cluster-binding protein: MPKTYTVEINHQGEIHTLQVPENETILSVADAAGLELPSSCNAGVCTTCAGQISEGTVDQTDGMGVSPDLQKQGYVLLCVAKPLSDLKLETEKEDIVYQLQFGKD, translated from the coding sequence ATGCCCAAAACTTACACCGTAGAAATTAATCATCAAGGCGAAATTCATACCTTGCAAGTTCCTGAAAATGAAACAATCTTATCAGTTGCCGATGCTGCTGGTTTGGAACTGCCAAGTTCTTGTAATGCAGGTGTTTGCACAACTTGCGCCGGTCAAATAAGTGAGGGAACTGTGGATCAAACGGATGGCATGGGCGTTAGTCCAGATTTGCAAAAGCAAGGTTACGTATTGCTTTGTGTTGCCAAACCCCTTTCTGATTTGAAACTTGAGACAGAAAAGGAAGACATCGTTTATCAGTTGCAATTTGGGAAAGACTAA
- the acnB gene encoding bifunctional aconitate hydratase 2/2-methylisocitrate dehydratase: protein MLESYRKDVADRGALGIPPLPLDAKQTSELCELLKNPPKGQEEILLHLLSDRVSPGVDPAAYVKAGFLTAIAKKEITSPLVSRIEAVQLLGTMVGGYNVQSLIDLLQWPTVSLSDSSETPLVMGGQGKEPIAAYAANALSKILLVYDAYHDVLELSKTNPFAKRVIDSWAEAEWFTLRPTVPEAITVTVFKVPGETNTDDLSPAQSATTRPDIPLHALVMLESRQPGSLKTIAELKKKGHPVAYVGDVVGTGSSRKSAINSVLWHMGNDIPFVPNKRAGGYVLGGAIAPIFFNTAEDAGALPIQCDVTQLETGMVITIHPYKGEITNEAGEVISTFALKPDTILDEVRAGGRIPLLIGRTLTDKTRLALGLEPSTVFTRPQQAFDTGKGYSLAQKMVGKACGLPGVRPGTSCEPIITTVGSQDTTGPMTRDELKELACLGFSADLVIQSFCHTAAYPKPVDIKTHHELPDFFASRGGVALRPGDGIIHSWLNRMLLPDTVGTGGDSHTRFPLGISFPAGSGLVAFAAALGVMPLDMPESVLVRFKGELQPGITLRDVVNAIPYVAIQKGLLTAEKQNKKNVFSGRILEIEGLPDLKVEQAFELTDASAERSCAGCTIKLSVETISEYLRSNVALLKNMIARGYHDPRTMLRRVAKMEEWLANPVLLEGDADAEYAEIIEIDLNEIKEPIVAAPNDPDNVKLLSEVANDPVQEVFVGSCMTNIGHYRATAKVLEGAGEVKTRLWISPPTRMDEHQLKEEGVYSVFGAAGARTEIPGCSLCMGNQARVADGTTVFSTSTRNFNNRMGKDARVYLGSAELAAVCALLGRLPTVQEYLDIVARRIHPFADDLYRYLNFDQIVGFEDEGRVIALEDMPKLEDILGMPTAAR from the coding sequence ATGCTGGAATCATATCGTAAAGACGTTGCTGATAGAGGGGCACTCGGTATTCCCCCTTTACCATTGGATGCGAAGCAAACCTCAGAATTATGTGAATTACTGAAAAATCCGCCAAAGGGTCAAGAGGAGATATTATTACATCTATTAAGCGATCGCGTTTCTCCTGGTGTAGATCCAGCAGCTTATGTCAAAGCTGGATTTCTCACCGCCATTGCCAAAAAGGAAATCACCAGTCCCTTGGTTTCGCGCATAGAAGCGGTGCAATTGTTAGGGACGATGGTAGGTGGTTACAATGTGCAATCTTTAATCGATTTGCTGCAATGGCCCACCGTATCCCTCTCAGACTCATCTGAAACGCCTCTAGTGATGGGTGGACAAGGAAAGGAACCCATCGCCGCCTATGCCGCCAACGCCTTAAGCAAAATTCTTTTGGTGTACGACGCTTACCACGATGTTTTAGAACTGTCTAAAACCAATCCTTTCGCCAAGCGGGTGATTGACTCTTGGGCGGAAGCTGAATGGTTTACCCTTCGCCCCACAGTACCAGAAGCGATTACTGTTACCGTTTTTAAAGTTCCTGGCGAAACCAATACCGACGATTTATCCCCCGCCCAAAGCGCCACAACTCGCCCAGATATTCCCTTACACGCCTTAGTGATGTTAGAGTCACGGCAACCGGGAAGTTTGAAAACCATTGCCGAACTGAAGAAAAAAGGGCATCCTGTAGCTTACGTGGGGGATGTAGTTGGTACAGGTTCCTCGCGGAAATCTGCCATCAACTCTGTATTGTGGCACATGGGAAATGATATACCTTTTGTGCCAAACAAACGCGCTGGGGGTTATGTTTTAGGTGGTGCGATCGCGCCAATCTTCTTTAACACAGCTGAAGATGCCGGTGCTTTGCCTATTCAGTGCGATGTCACCCAACTCGAAACCGGCATGGTAATTACCATCCATCCCTACAAAGGCGAAATCACCAATGAAGCAGGTGAAGTCATTTCCACCTTTGCCCTCAAACCTGATACCATCCTTGATGAAGTCCGCGCAGGTGGACGCATCCCCCTACTTATTGGACGTACCCTCACCGACAAAACTCGTCTTGCACTTGGTTTAGAACCCAGCACTGTTTTCACCCGTCCCCAGCAAGCCTTTGATACAGGGAAAGGCTACAGCCTAGCACAGAAAATGGTAGGTAAAGCTTGCGGATTACCTGGTGTGCGTCCCGGCACATCTTGCGAACCGATCATCACTACCGTTGGTTCCCAGGATACCACAGGCCCCATGACCCGCGACGAATTGAAAGAACTCGCCTGTCTTGGTTTCAGTGCAGACTTAGTGATCCAAAGTTTCTGCCATACTGCTGCTTATCCCAAACCAGTAGACATCAAAACCCATCACGAACTCCCCGATTTCTTTGCTTCTCGTGGCGGTGTCGCCCTCCGCCCCGGTGATGGTATCATCCACTCTTGGTTAAACCGGATGCTGCTACCCGATACCGTAGGAACTGGCGGCGACTCTCACACCCGCTTCCCCTTAGGTATTTCCTTCCCCGCCGGTTCAGGATTAGTCGCGTTTGCGGCGGCTTTGGGTGTCATGCCTTTAGATATGCCAGAGTCAGTATTGGTAAGATTCAAAGGAGAATTGCAACCAGGTATCACCCTGCGGGATGTTGTGAATGCCATTCCCTACGTGGCAATTCAAAAAGGTTTGCTGACAGCAGAGAAACAGAATAAGAAAAACGTTTTCTCCGGGCGAATTCTGGAAATAGAAGGATTGCCAGATTTAAAAGTTGAACAAGCCTTTGAACTCACCGATGCTAGTGCCGAGCGTTCTTGTGCCGGATGTACAATTAAACTGAGTGTAGAGACAATTTCGGAATATCTGCGTTCTAACGTCGCGCTGCTGAAAAATATGATAGCACGCGGCTATCACGATCCGCGTACCATGCTGCGCCGTGTGGCAAAGATGGAAGAATGGTTAGCAAATCCCGTCTTATTAGAAGGCGATGCCGATGCGGAGTATGCCGAAATAATTGAAATTGATTTGAACGAAATCAAAGAACCAATTGTTGCTGCTCCCAATGACCCCGATAATGTTAAATTATTATCGGAAGTTGCTAACGATCCAGTGCAAGAAGTATTCGTCGGTTCTTGTATGACGAATATCGGTCATTATCGGGCAACAGCCAAAGTTTTGGAAGGCGCAGGTGAAGTGAAAACTCGCCTGTGGATATCACCACCAACCCGCATGGATGAACACCAATTAAAAGAAGAAGGTGTATACAGCGTTTTTGGGGCTGCGGGTGCGCGTACAGAAATACCCGGATGCAGTTTGTGCATGGGGAATCAGGCGCGAGTTGCTGATGGAACAACAGTGTTTTCTACCTCTACCCGCAACTTCAATAATCGCATGGGTAAAGATGCGCGAGTGTATCTTGGTTCAGCGGAATTAGCCGCAGTTTGTGCGCTGCTGGGACGGCTTCCGACAGTGCAGGAATATTTGGATATTGTGGCGAGGAGAATTCATCCTTTTGCAGATGATTTGTATCGGTATTTGAACTTTGATCAAATCGTCGGTTTTGAGGATGAAGGGCGCGTGATTGCGTTGGAAGATATGCCGAAGCTTGAGGATATTTTGGGTATGCCTACTGCGGCGAGGTAG
- a CDS encoding helix-turn-helix domain-containing transcriptional regulator, giving the protein MPRSTSYHEKLIQDLQDPLEAAAYIEVVLEEGDAKMLSKALKNIIEARGGVDRLSAQVKELYNKLDQMLLEKGEIEFYSLNSLLDALGLHLAVTVKP; this is encoded by the coding sequence ATGCCTAGAAGTACAAGCTATCACGAAAAACTGATACAAGACCTTCAAGATCCCCTAGAAGCAGCAGCTTATATTGAAGTTGTTTTAGAAGAAGGCGACGCTAAAATGTTAAGTAAGGCACTGAAAAATATCATAGAAGCGCGTGGTGGAGTTGACCGGCTTTCTGCACAAGTCAAGGAACTCTACAATAAACTTGACCAAATGCTATTAGAGAAAGGCGAAATTGAGTTTTACAGTCTAAATTCTTTGTTGGATGCTTTAGGATTACACTTAGCAGTAACAGTAAAGCCGTAA
- a CDS encoding GUN4 domain-containing protein codes for MEQFDVFLCHNSQEKAQVEEIRTQLLQTGIYAWLDKYDFEPFRPWQDQLDEIIFQIKAAAVFIGSSGVGPWADIEMKEFLVEFAKRKIRMGLVILPGCPDHLINEVPRFMRSFQWVDFRHQDPDPMERLIWGITGIKPGTQTIIHPPVFERPSKPPETTPKPPHQTDDLSSEKGIDYTKLRDLLAAKNWKEADEETYRVMIQAVGKEEGDYFTNDELLNFPCTDLRTIDRLWVKYSNGHFGFSVQKEIYLSVGGKADGKYYEKVWEKFGDRVGWRVKRNFFVVSNWINYSDVIYDTASPRGHLPAGRSGIGFSVSSLASRLVNCNTP; via the coding sequence GTGGAACAGTTTGATGTGTTTCTTTGCCACAATAGCCAAGAAAAGGCACAAGTAGAAGAAATCAGAACACAGCTATTGCAGACAGGAATATATGCCTGGTTAGATAAGTATGACTTTGAGCCTTTTCGTCCTTGGCAAGACCAACTAGACGAAATTATTTTTCAAATCAAAGCAGCAGCCGTATTTATCGGTTCCTCTGGCGTAGGTCCGTGGGCAGATATTGAAATGAAAGAGTTTCTGGTTGAGTTTGCCAAGCGAAAAATACGCATGGGCTTAGTTATTCTTCCTGGTTGCCCTGATCATCTCATCAATGAAGTTCCGAGATTTATGAGAAGCTTTCAGTGGGTAGATTTTCGACACCAAGATCCTGATCCTATGGAACGGTTGATTTGGGGTATCACTGGCATAAAGCCAGGAACACAAACTATTATTCATCCTCCAGTATTTGAAAGACCCTCAAAACCACCAGAAACTACTCCGAAGCCACCACATCAAACAGATGACCTATCCTCAGAAAAAGGCATAGACTACACTAAACTACGCGACCTACTAGCAGCAAAAAACTGGAAGGAAGCCGACGAAGAAACCTATCGGGTGATGATTCAGGCTGTCGGTAAAGAAGAAGGCGACTACTTCACCAATGACGAACTGTTAAATTTTCCTTGCACTGACTTACGCACAATTGACCGCTTGTGGGTAAAATACAGCAATGGACACTTTGGCTTCAGCGTCCAGAAGGAAATTTACTTGAGCGTTGGCGGTAAAGCTGACGGCAAGTATTACGAAAAAGTCTGGGAGAAGTTTGGCGATCGCGTGGGGTGGAGAGTGAAAAGGAATTTTTTTGTTGTTAGCAATTGGATTAATTACTCTGACGTAATTTATGATACAGCCTCCCCCAGAGGACACCTCCCGGCGGGTCGGTCCGGGATCGGTTTTTCTGTGTCTTCTCTCGCATCGAGACTTGTAAACTGTAACACGCCCTGA